One stretch of Nitratiruptor tergarcus DSM 16512 DNA includes these proteins:
- a CDS encoding HAMP domain-containing histidine kinase: protein MLKNRTLPKKSKERFEQILSRLDLLLREFAKVERVTLDEFTLNPKEFRVVDLFDHVLDLLMVDLSKIDIYIEGNEIILADFEMFSVALKNLIDNALRYSSSKPKIVVRGKKISIISTGEPLDTQMFKNNSIENLKRAREDWDLESISQKV, encoded by the coding sequence ATGCTAAAAAATCGTACTCTTCCAAAAAAGAGTAAAGAGCGCTTTGAGCAGATTCTTTCAAGGCTCGATTTATTGCTAAGAGAGTTTGCGAAAGTAGAACGGGTAACATTAGATGAGTTTACTCTCAATCCAAAAGAGTTTCGTGTTGTCGATCTTTTTGATCATGTGTTAGATCTTTTAATGGTAGACCTCTCCAAAATAGATATCTATATTGAGGGTAATGAGATAATCTTAGCTGATTTTGAAATGTTTAGCGTGGCGCTGAAAAATCTTATCGATAACGCCCTTCGCTACTCATCAAGCAAACCAAAAATAGTAGTAAGAGGAAAGAAAATTTCCATTATTTCTACTGGAGAACCTTTAGATACGCAGATGTTTAAGAATAATTCAATAGAAAATTTGAAGAGAGCCAGGGAGGATTGGGACTTGGAATCTATATCGCAAAAAGTATAA
- a CDS encoding Mrp/NBP35 family ATP-binding protein yields MEKEILNKLKAVKYPGLDKNIVELRTIDAIKRHGNTITITLNIANQEVFPLIEGAIKDLLKGYEVEVKLKAQPKKNIHYGSTANPNNRAPYAKNVIAVTSGKGGVGKSTVSTNLSIALAQKGYKVGLLDADVYGPDIPRMVGVEHEKLRWGDNDKIIPSENFGIKIMSVGLTTPSPDTPLVWRSSVAVSALIQFLEDVDWGELDFLIIDMPPGTGDIQLTMAQELPITAGVLVTTPQMVAADDVSRAIMMFKDIGVHIGGLIENMSYFIAPDTGKRYDIFGSDGGKALSIQYDIPFLGQIPLEIEIRSLSDEGMPPVAMGEARHKKYYQEIVDKLLATTDFNL; encoded by the coding sequence ATGGAAAAAGAGATACTTAATAAACTTAAAGCAGTCAAATATCCTGGACTTGATAAAAATATAGTTGAACTGCGTACAATAGATGCAATAAAGAGACATGGCAATACTATTACTATTACTCTCAATATTGCTAATCAGGAAGTCTTTCCTCTTATTGAAGGAGCTATCAAGGATCTACTCAAAGGGTATGAAGTAGAAGTCAAGCTCAAAGCGCAACCTAAAAAAAATATACATTATGGATCTACCGCTAATCCTAACAACCGAGCACCCTATGCAAAAAATGTTATAGCCGTGACAAGTGGTAAAGGTGGGGTTGGAAAAAGTACAGTGAGTACTAACCTCTCTATTGCCTTAGCGCAAAAAGGGTACAAAGTAGGTCTTTTGGATGCAGATGTGTATGGTCCTGATATCCCAAGAATGGTAGGGGTCGAGCATGAAAAATTGCGCTGGGGAGATAATGACAAAATCATTCCTAGCGAAAATTTTGGTATTAAAATTATGAGTGTAGGTCTCACAACCCCAAGTCCTGATACTCCACTTGTGTGGCGTAGCAGTGTTGCAGTGAGTGCCTTGATTCAATTTTTAGAGGATGTTGACTGGGGAGAGCTTGACTTTTTGATTATCGATATGCCCCCAGGTACTGGCGATATCCAGCTTACAATGGCACAAGAGCTTCCAATTACAGCAGGTGTATTAGTAACTACTCCACAAATGGTAGCAGCCGATGATGTAAGTAGAGCCATCATGATGTTTAAAGATATTGGTGTACATATTGGGGGACTTATTGAGAATATGAGCTACTTTATCGCCCCAGATACCGGAAAACGCTACGACATCTTTGGTAGTGATGGCGGAAAGGCTCTCAGTATCCAATATGATATACCTTTTCTAGGGCAGATCCCTTTGGAGATAGAGATCCGCTCACTGAGTGATGAGGGAATGCCTCCTGTAGCTATGGGAGAAGCAAGACATAAAAAATATTATCAAGAGATAGTAGACAAACTTCTTGCAACAACAGATTTCAACCTCTAA